In a genomic window of Rhododendron vialii isolate Sample 1 chromosome 12a, ASM3025357v1:
- the LOC131309453 gene encoding uncharacterized protein LOC131309453, with product MSNYTKLEFAALDISGRNYLSWILDIEIHLDAMEIGETIKTGNDASLKDRAKAMIFIRRHLHEDLKSEYLMVKDPLTLWNNLKERYGHQKAVILPRARYHWLNLRVQDYKSVSEYNSALFKIVSILKLCGETITEKDMLEKTFTTFHANNLLLQQQYRERGFEKYSNLISCLLVAEQNNELLMRNHESRPAGSIPFPEANRVSFPNQGRGRGCGHGRGRGHGRGSHNHQVHGGYVQKSGKKPDIPQKWNKWTRSEVSAGKGKNLENKPPRNSEDSCYRCGAKGHWSRTCRTPRHLADLYQASIKGKEKEIETNFTDQMHNNQPDLFEPFDISSFDISEYIGEPSGTKNDLYDENDYPEWSQQLD from the coding sequence ATGTCGAACTACACAAAATTGGAATTTGCAGCACTCGATATTTCAGGAAGAAATTATTTATCATGGATTCTTGACATTGAGATTCACCTCGATGCCATGGAAATAGGAGAAACGATTAAAACTGGTAATGACGCGTCCTTGAAGGATCGCGCCAAAGCAATGATATTTATTCGCCGCCACCTCCACGAAGACCTGAAGTCTGAGTACCTTATGGTTAAGGACCCATTAACCTTATGGAATAATCTGAAAGAAAGGTACGGGCACCAAAAAGCAGTGATACTGCCAAGAGCTCGTTATCACTGGTTAAATTTAAGGGTGCAAGATTATAAATCTGTCAGTGAGTATAACTCCGCTCTGTTTAAGATAGTTTCGATATTAAAATTATGTGGTGAAACTATCACTGAAAAAGATATGTTGGAAAAAACTTTTACCACTTTTCATGCCAACAATTTACTCCTGCAGCAGCAATACAGAGAGCGTGGGTTTGAGAAATACTCAAATTTAATTTCCTGTCTCCTGGTTGCTGAACAGAATAACGAGTTGTTAATGAGGAATCACGAGTCTCGTCCAGCTGGCTCTATACCATTCCCAGAAGCGAATAGAGTCTCTTTTCCCAATCAGGGACGAGGTCGTGGTTGTGGCCATGGTCGTGGACGTGGGCATGGGCGTGGTAGCCATAACCACCAAGTCCATGGAGGATATGTTCAGAAATCAGGCAAGAAACCAGATATTCCCCAGAAGTGGAATAAGTGGACTAGATCAGAAGTGTCTGCAGGAAAAGGGAAGAATTTAGAAAATAAGCCTCCTAGGAATTCTGAGGACTCCTGCTACAGATGTGGAGCGAAAGGACATTGGTCGCGTACATGTCGTACGCCGAGGCATTTGGCAGACCTTTACCAGGCATCTatcaaaggaaaggaaaaggaaattgaaaCAAACTTCACTGATCAAATGCATAATAATCAACCTGacctttttgaaccttttgataTCTCGTCTTTTGATATCTCTGAGTATATCGGTGAACCAAGTGGAACGAAAAATGATCTCTATGATGAAAACGACTACCCCGAATGGTCCCAGCAATTAGACTAA
- the LOC131311219 gene encoding protein DETOXIFICATION 12-like isoform X4 has translation MEEGLLLVKEGEKTSSESSSITWGVLVGEMKRLGFIAAPMVAVTLSQYLLQVISTMMVGHLGELSLSSTAIATSLSGVTGYSFLLGMACALETLCGQAYGAQQYQKIGTQTYTAIFSLIIVCLPLSILWMNMGKVLILMGQNPLISHEAGKFTKWLVPSIFAYAILQPLVRYFQMQSLTLPMLISSCATLALHIPLCWVLVFKSGLDSLGGALAIDISIWLNVTFLVLYMRYSSACAKTRAPISMDVLRGVAEFFSFAIPSAVMLCLEWWSFELLILLSGLLPNPELETSVLSVCLNTISTLYAIPYGFGAAVSTRVSNELGAGNAQGARVAVLVVMFLAVMETTIVSATLFATRRIFGYTFSNEKEVVDYVTSMAPLVCLSVIMDSLQGVLSGVARGCGWQHIGAYVNLGAFYLVGIPMAATLAFWVQLRGKGLWIGIQAGAIVQTILLSIITSCTNWEMQAIKARERLFEGRSSGNNGVM, from the exons atggaagaggGCTTGCTGCTAGTGAAGGAGGGAGAGAAGACATCATCAGAGAGTAGTTCGATAACATGGGGAGTTTTGGTTGGGGAGATGAAGAGGTTGGGTTTTATAGCGGCACCGATGGTGGCGGTGACTCTGAGTCAGTACTTGTTGCAAGTTATATCCACCATGATGGTCGGCCACCTCGgtgaactttctctctctagcacTGCCATTGCTACCTCTCTCTCCGGCGTCACCGGCTACAGTTTTCTG TTAGGGATGGCCTGTGCTCTGGAAACCTTATGTGGGCAAGCTTATGGAGCTCAACAATACCAAAAAATTGGGACTCAAACTTACACTgctattttctctctcattattgTTTGTCTCCCCCTCTCCATATTATGGATGAATATGGggaaagtacttattttaatgGGCCAAAACCCTCTAATCTCACATGAAGCCGGTAAATTCACCAAGTGGCTCGTTCCCTCCATATTTGCGTATGCAATTCTTCAACCGCTTGTTCGGTACTTTCAAATGCAAAGTCTGACCCTTCCCATGCTCATAAGTTCATGTGCCACTCTCGCTCTCCACATACCACTTTGTTGGGTTCTGGTGTTCAAGTCCGGATTGGATAGCCTTGGAGGTGCATTAGCAATTGACATTTCCATTTGGTTGAACGTGACCTTCCTTGTATTGTACATGAGGTACTCTTCTGCTTGTGCGAAAACCCGGGCTCCAATTTCAATGGATGTGTTACGAGGAGTTGCAGAGTTCTTTAGCTTTGCTATTCCTTCTGCTGTTATGTTATG TCTTGAGTGGTGGTCATTTGAGCTGCTTATCTTGCTTTCTGGTCTTTTACCAAATCCAGAGCTAGAAACTTCTGTGCTCTCTGTATG TCTCAATACCATTTCAACACTTTACGccataccgtatggatttggTGCTGCCGTCAG CACTAGAGTTTCAAATGAGTTAGGAGCTGGAAACGCACAAGGGGCTCGGGTTGCTGTACTTGTTGTGATGTTTCTTGCTGTCATGGAGACTACAATAGTGAGCGCAACCCTCTTTGCCACGCGACGCATTTTTGGTTACACTTTCAGCAATGAAAAAGAAGTTGTAGACTATGTCACCTCCATGGCGCCGCTTGTTTGCCTTTCTGTTATAATGGATAGTCTACAAGGGGTGCTTTCAG GTGTTGCTAGGGGATGTGGGTGGCAGCATATAGGGGCTTATGTCAACCTTGGGGCCTTCTATCTTGTTGGAATTCCAATGGCTGCCACATTAGCTTTTTGGGTACAGTTGAGAGGAAAAGGCTTGTGGATTGGGATACAAGCTGGTGCTATTGTACAAACAATTCTGCTTTCTATAATAACAAGTTGCACAAATTGGGAAATGCAG GCAATAAAAGCAAGGGAGAGGCTATTTGAGGGAAGATCTTCTGGAAATAATGGAGTAATGTGA
- the LOC131311219 gene encoding protein DETOXIFICATION 12-like isoform X3, with product MEEGLLLVKEGEKTSSESSSITWGVLVGEMKRLGFIAAPMVAVTLSQYLLQVISTMMVGHLGELSLSSTAIATSLSGVTGYSFLLGMACALETLCGQAYGAQQYQKIGTQTYTAIFSLIIVCLPLSILWMNMGKVLILMGQNPLISHEAGKFTKWLVPSIFAYAILQPLVRYFQMQSLTLPMLISSCATLALHIPLCWVLVFKSGLDSLGGALAIDISIWLNVTFLVLYMRYSSACAKTRAPISMDVLRGVAEFFSFAIPSAVMLCLEWWSFELLILLSGLLPNPELETSVLSVCFVNSLNTISTLYAIPYGFGAAVSTRVSNELGAGNAQGARVAVLVVMFLAVMETTIVSATLFATRRIFGYTFSNEKEVVDYVTSMAPLVCLSVIMDSLQGVLSGVARGCGWQHIGAYVNLGAFYLVGIPMAATLAFWVQLRGKGLWIGIQAGAIVQTILLSIITSCTNWEMQAIKARERLFEGRSSGNNGVM from the exons atggaagaggGCTTGCTGCTAGTGAAGGAGGGAGAGAAGACATCATCAGAGAGTAGTTCGATAACATGGGGAGTTTTGGTTGGGGAGATGAAGAGGTTGGGTTTTATAGCGGCACCGATGGTGGCGGTGACTCTGAGTCAGTACTTGTTGCAAGTTATATCCACCATGATGGTCGGCCACCTCGgtgaactttctctctctagcacTGCCATTGCTACCTCTCTCTCCGGCGTCACCGGCTACAGTTTTCTG TTAGGGATGGCCTGTGCTCTGGAAACCTTATGTGGGCAAGCTTATGGAGCTCAACAATACCAAAAAATTGGGACTCAAACTTACACTgctattttctctctcattattgTTTGTCTCCCCCTCTCCATATTATGGATGAATATGGggaaagtacttattttaatgGGCCAAAACCCTCTAATCTCACATGAAGCCGGTAAATTCACCAAGTGGCTCGTTCCCTCCATATTTGCGTATGCAATTCTTCAACCGCTTGTTCGGTACTTTCAAATGCAAAGTCTGACCCTTCCCATGCTCATAAGTTCATGTGCCACTCTCGCTCTCCACATACCACTTTGTTGGGTTCTGGTGTTCAAGTCCGGATTGGATAGCCTTGGAGGTGCATTAGCAATTGACATTTCCATTTGGTTGAACGTGACCTTCCTTGTATTGTACATGAGGTACTCTTCTGCTTGTGCGAAAACCCGGGCTCCAATTTCAATGGATGTGTTACGAGGAGTTGCAGAGTTCTTTAGCTTTGCTATTCCTTCTGCTGTTATGTTATG TCTTGAGTGGTGGTCATTTGAGCTGCTTATCTTGCTTTCTGGTCTTTTACCAAATCCAGAGCTAGAAACTTCTGTGCTCTCTGTATG TTTTGTGAACAGTCTCAATACCATTTCAACACTTTACGccataccgtatggatttggTGCTGCCGTCAG CACTAGAGTTTCAAATGAGTTAGGAGCTGGAAACGCACAAGGGGCTCGGGTTGCTGTACTTGTTGTGATGTTTCTTGCTGTCATGGAGACTACAATAGTGAGCGCAACCCTCTTTGCCACGCGACGCATTTTTGGTTACACTTTCAGCAATGAAAAAGAAGTTGTAGACTATGTCACCTCCATGGCGCCGCTTGTTTGCCTTTCTGTTATAATGGATAGTCTACAAGGGGTGCTTTCAG GTGTTGCTAGGGGATGTGGGTGGCAGCATATAGGGGCTTATGTCAACCTTGGGGCCTTCTATCTTGTTGGAATTCCAATGGCTGCCACATTAGCTTTTTGGGTACAGTTGAGAGGAAAAGGCTTGTGGATTGGGATACAAGCTGGTGCTATTGTACAAACAATTCTGCTTTCTATAATAACAAGTTGCACAAATTGGGAAATGCAG GCAATAAAAGCAAGGGAGAGGCTATTTGAGGGAAGATCTTCTGGAAATAATGGAGTAATGTGA
- the LOC131311219 gene encoding protein DETOXIFICATION 12-like isoform X5: MEEGLLLVKEGEKTSSESSSITWGVLVGEMKRLGFIAAPMVAVTLSQYLLQVISTMMVGHLGELSLSSTAIATSLSGVTGYSFLLGMACALETLCGQAYGAQQYQKIGTQTYTAIFSLIIVCLPLSILWMNMGKVLILMGQNPLISHEAGKFTKWLVPSIFAYAILQPLVRYFQMQSLTLPMLISSCATLALHIPLCWVLVFKSGLDSLGGALAIDISIWLNVTFLVLYMRYSSACAKTRAPISMDVLRGVAEFFSFAIPSAVMLCLEWWSFELLILLSGLLPNPELETSVLSVCFVNSLNTISTLYAIPYGFGAAVSTRVSNELGAGNAQGARVAVLVVMFLAVMETTIVSATLFATRRIFGYTFSNEKEVVDYVTSMAPLVCLSVIMDSLQGVLSGVARGCGWQHIGAYVNLGAFYLVGIPMAATLAFWVQLRGKGLWIGIQAGNKSKGEAI; this comes from the exons atggaagaggGCTTGCTGCTAGTGAAGGAGGGAGAGAAGACATCATCAGAGAGTAGTTCGATAACATGGGGAGTTTTGGTTGGGGAGATGAAGAGGTTGGGTTTTATAGCGGCACCGATGGTGGCGGTGACTCTGAGTCAGTACTTGTTGCAAGTTATATCCACCATGATGGTCGGCCACCTCGgtgaactttctctctctagcacTGCCATTGCTACCTCTCTCTCCGGCGTCACCGGCTACAGTTTTCTG TTAGGGATGGCCTGTGCTCTGGAAACCTTATGTGGGCAAGCTTATGGAGCTCAACAATACCAAAAAATTGGGACTCAAACTTACACTgctattttctctctcattattgTTTGTCTCCCCCTCTCCATATTATGGATGAATATGGggaaagtacttattttaatgGGCCAAAACCCTCTAATCTCACATGAAGCCGGTAAATTCACCAAGTGGCTCGTTCCCTCCATATTTGCGTATGCAATTCTTCAACCGCTTGTTCGGTACTTTCAAATGCAAAGTCTGACCCTTCCCATGCTCATAAGTTCATGTGCCACTCTCGCTCTCCACATACCACTTTGTTGGGTTCTGGTGTTCAAGTCCGGATTGGATAGCCTTGGAGGTGCATTAGCAATTGACATTTCCATTTGGTTGAACGTGACCTTCCTTGTATTGTACATGAGGTACTCTTCTGCTTGTGCGAAAACCCGGGCTCCAATTTCAATGGATGTGTTACGAGGAGTTGCAGAGTTCTTTAGCTTTGCTATTCCTTCTGCTGTTATGTTATG TCTTGAGTGGTGGTCATTTGAGCTGCTTATCTTGCTTTCTGGTCTTTTACCAAATCCAGAGCTAGAAACTTCTGTGCTCTCTGTATG TTTTGTGAACAGTCTCAATACCATTTCAACACTTTACGccataccgtatggatttggTGCTGCCGTCAG CACTAGAGTTTCAAATGAGTTAGGAGCTGGAAACGCACAAGGGGCTCGGGTTGCTGTACTTGTTGTGATGTTTCTTGCTGTCATGGAGACTACAATAGTGAGCGCAACCCTCTTTGCCACGCGACGCATTTTTGGTTACACTTTCAGCAATGAAAAAGAAGTTGTAGACTATGTCACCTCCATGGCGCCGCTTGTTTGCCTTTCTGTTATAATGGATAGTCTACAAGGGGTGCTTTCAG GTGTTGCTAGGGGATGTGGGTGGCAGCATATAGGGGCTTATGTCAACCTTGGGGCCTTCTATCTTGTTGGAATTCCAATGGCTGCCACATTAGCTTTTTGGGTACAGTTGAGAGGAAAAGGCTTGTGGATTGGGATACAAGCTG GCAATAAAAGCAAGGGAGAGGCTATTTGA
- the LOC131311219 gene encoding protein DETOXIFICATION 12-like isoform X1 — protein sequence MEEGLLLVKEGEKTSSESSSITWGVLVGEMKRLGFIAAPMVAVTLSQYLLQVISTMMVGHLGELSLSSTAIATSLSGVTGYSFLLGMACALETLCGQAYGAQQYQKIGTQTYTAIFSLIIVCLPLSILWMNMGKVLILMGQNPLISHEAGKFTKWLVPSIFAYAILQPLVRYFQMQSLTLPMLISSCATLALHIPLCWVLVFKSGLDSLGGALAIDISIWLNVTFLVLYMRYSSACAKTRAPISMDVLRGVAEFFSFAIPSAVMLCLEWWSFELLILLSGLLPNPELETSVLSVCFVNSLNTISTLYAIPYGFGAAVSTRVSNELGAGNAQGARVAVLVVMFLAVMETTIVSATLFATRRIFGYTFSNEKEVVDYVTSMAPLVCLSVIMDSLQGVLSGVARGCGWQHIGAYVNLGAFYLVGIPMAATLAFWVQLRGKGLWIGIQAGAIVQTILLSIITSCTNWEMQVHFPSLISQSCLICLAILIHLKQKCWETESQNLDAYRLNNKMNGKPYKAELRFHLNTLRHNDWLTCFFLCYCFT from the exons atggaagaggGCTTGCTGCTAGTGAAGGAGGGAGAGAAGACATCATCAGAGAGTAGTTCGATAACATGGGGAGTTTTGGTTGGGGAGATGAAGAGGTTGGGTTTTATAGCGGCACCGATGGTGGCGGTGACTCTGAGTCAGTACTTGTTGCAAGTTATATCCACCATGATGGTCGGCCACCTCGgtgaactttctctctctagcacTGCCATTGCTACCTCTCTCTCCGGCGTCACCGGCTACAGTTTTCTG TTAGGGATGGCCTGTGCTCTGGAAACCTTATGTGGGCAAGCTTATGGAGCTCAACAATACCAAAAAATTGGGACTCAAACTTACACTgctattttctctctcattattgTTTGTCTCCCCCTCTCCATATTATGGATGAATATGGggaaagtacttattttaatgGGCCAAAACCCTCTAATCTCACATGAAGCCGGTAAATTCACCAAGTGGCTCGTTCCCTCCATATTTGCGTATGCAATTCTTCAACCGCTTGTTCGGTACTTTCAAATGCAAAGTCTGACCCTTCCCATGCTCATAAGTTCATGTGCCACTCTCGCTCTCCACATACCACTTTGTTGGGTTCTGGTGTTCAAGTCCGGATTGGATAGCCTTGGAGGTGCATTAGCAATTGACATTTCCATTTGGTTGAACGTGACCTTCCTTGTATTGTACATGAGGTACTCTTCTGCTTGTGCGAAAACCCGGGCTCCAATTTCAATGGATGTGTTACGAGGAGTTGCAGAGTTCTTTAGCTTTGCTATTCCTTCTGCTGTTATGTTATG TCTTGAGTGGTGGTCATTTGAGCTGCTTATCTTGCTTTCTGGTCTTTTACCAAATCCAGAGCTAGAAACTTCTGTGCTCTCTGTATG TTTTGTGAACAGTCTCAATACCATTTCAACACTTTACGccataccgtatggatttggTGCTGCCGTCAG CACTAGAGTTTCAAATGAGTTAGGAGCTGGAAACGCACAAGGGGCTCGGGTTGCTGTACTTGTTGTGATGTTTCTTGCTGTCATGGAGACTACAATAGTGAGCGCAACCCTCTTTGCCACGCGACGCATTTTTGGTTACACTTTCAGCAATGAAAAAGAAGTTGTAGACTATGTCACCTCCATGGCGCCGCTTGTTTGCCTTTCTGTTATAATGGATAGTCTACAAGGGGTGCTTTCAG GTGTTGCTAGGGGATGTGGGTGGCAGCATATAGGGGCTTATGTCAACCTTGGGGCCTTCTATCTTGTTGGAATTCCAATGGCTGCCACATTAGCTTTTTGGGTACAGTTGAGAGGAAAAGGCTTGTGGATTGGGATACAAGCTGGTGCTATTGTACAAACAATTCTGCTTTCTATAATAACAAGTTGCACAAATTGGGAAATGCAGGTCCATTTTCCATCTTTAATCTCTCAAAGCTGTTTAATATGTCTAGCCATTCTAATACATTTGAAGCAAAAGTGTTGGGAAACCGAATCCCAGAACCTAGACGCGTACAGattgaacaacaaaatgaacggaaaaccctacaaggcggaaCTACGGTTTCACCTCAACACCCTGCGACACAATGACTGGTTGActtgtttctttttgtgttACTGTTTCACTTAG
- the LOC131311219 gene encoding protein DETOXIFICATION 12-like isoform X2 has translation MEEGLLLVKEGEKTSSESSSITWGVLVGEMKRLGFIAAPMVAVTLSQYLLQVISTMMVGHLGELSLSSTAIATSLSGVTGYSFLLGMACALETLCGQAYGAQQYQKIGTQTYTAIFSLIIVCLPLSILWMNMGKVLILMGQNPLISHEAGKFTKWLVPSIFAYAILQPLVRYFQMQSLTLPMLISSCATLALHIPLCWVLVFKSGLDSLGGALAIDISIWLNVTFLVLYMRYSSACAKTRAPISMDVLRGVAEFFSFAIPSAVMLCLEWWSFELLILLSGLLPNPELETSVLSVCLNTISTLYAIPYGFGAAVSTRVSNELGAGNAQGARVAVLVVMFLAVMETTIVSATLFATRRIFGYTFSNEKEVVDYVTSMAPLVCLSVIMDSLQGVLSGVARGCGWQHIGAYVNLGAFYLVGIPMAATLAFWVQLRGKGLWIGIQAGAIVQTILLSIITSCTNWEMQVHFPSLISQSCLICLAILIHLKQKCWETESQNLDAYRLNNKMNGKPYKAELRFHLNTLRHNDWLTCFFLCYCFT, from the exons atggaagaggGCTTGCTGCTAGTGAAGGAGGGAGAGAAGACATCATCAGAGAGTAGTTCGATAACATGGGGAGTTTTGGTTGGGGAGATGAAGAGGTTGGGTTTTATAGCGGCACCGATGGTGGCGGTGACTCTGAGTCAGTACTTGTTGCAAGTTATATCCACCATGATGGTCGGCCACCTCGgtgaactttctctctctagcacTGCCATTGCTACCTCTCTCTCCGGCGTCACCGGCTACAGTTTTCTG TTAGGGATGGCCTGTGCTCTGGAAACCTTATGTGGGCAAGCTTATGGAGCTCAACAATACCAAAAAATTGGGACTCAAACTTACACTgctattttctctctcattattgTTTGTCTCCCCCTCTCCATATTATGGATGAATATGGggaaagtacttattttaatgGGCCAAAACCCTCTAATCTCACATGAAGCCGGTAAATTCACCAAGTGGCTCGTTCCCTCCATATTTGCGTATGCAATTCTTCAACCGCTTGTTCGGTACTTTCAAATGCAAAGTCTGACCCTTCCCATGCTCATAAGTTCATGTGCCACTCTCGCTCTCCACATACCACTTTGTTGGGTTCTGGTGTTCAAGTCCGGATTGGATAGCCTTGGAGGTGCATTAGCAATTGACATTTCCATTTGGTTGAACGTGACCTTCCTTGTATTGTACATGAGGTACTCTTCTGCTTGTGCGAAAACCCGGGCTCCAATTTCAATGGATGTGTTACGAGGAGTTGCAGAGTTCTTTAGCTTTGCTATTCCTTCTGCTGTTATGTTATG TCTTGAGTGGTGGTCATTTGAGCTGCTTATCTTGCTTTCTGGTCTTTTACCAAATCCAGAGCTAGAAACTTCTGTGCTCTCTGTATG TCTCAATACCATTTCAACACTTTACGccataccgtatggatttggTGCTGCCGTCAG CACTAGAGTTTCAAATGAGTTAGGAGCTGGAAACGCACAAGGGGCTCGGGTTGCTGTACTTGTTGTGATGTTTCTTGCTGTCATGGAGACTACAATAGTGAGCGCAACCCTCTTTGCCACGCGACGCATTTTTGGTTACACTTTCAGCAATGAAAAAGAAGTTGTAGACTATGTCACCTCCATGGCGCCGCTTGTTTGCCTTTCTGTTATAATGGATAGTCTACAAGGGGTGCTTTCAG GTGTTGCTAGGGGATGTGGGTGGCAGCATATAGGGGCTTATGTCAACCTTGGGGCCTTCTATCTTGTTGGAATTCCAATGGCTGCCACATTAGCTTTTTGGGTACAGTTGAGAGGAAAAGGCTTGTGGATTGGGATACAAGCTGGTGCTATTGTACAAACAATTCTGCTTTCTATAATAACAAGTTGCACAAATTGGGAAATGCAGGTCCATTTTCCATCTTTAATCTCTCAAAGCTGTTTAATATGTCTAGCCATTCTAATACATTTGAAGCAAAAGTGTTGGGAAACCGAATCCCAGAACCTAGACGCGTACAGattgaacaacaaaatgaacggaaaaccctacaaggcggaaCTACGGTTTCACCTCAACACCCTGCGACACAATGACTGGTTGActtgtttctttttgtgttACTGTTTCACTTAG